DNA from Alnus glutinosa chromosome 2, dhAlnGlut1.1, whole genome shotgun sequence:
acatcaacaattattGTTCATATAACATAATATGATATGTCACTATAAGGCCATgtataggggaaaaaaaaaaagaagcataaatcacatcaacaattattGTTCATATAACTATAGTAAGATAGCATGAAGATCATCTTGAGATAACTTTTACTCCTTAACGGAGCAAATTGAAACAattgtttattttatgaataaaatcgTACTCTAACAGTAACATAGTTGTTGGACCAAAATCATACAaagattttttgtttgtttgtttgtttgtttcccATCGCAATCAGAAAAATGCATCTGCTAAGAAGATATAGCATAGATAGAGTTTACTATGCCTCTAAAAACAAAGAGCATATATAGAGAATAGTCGGGTGCAATGACAATACGGGCAGTTCATGTGAGAGGACAAGTAGACCTTCACCTGTCCAAGCAATACGAGCAGCTCATTGAACCCGATCTACATCCGAAAATAATACGCAGCCACGATACAAGTATTTAAAACAATCCACGCTTTCCCCGGCGGGGAAAGGAAGTCAATAACATTCCACAACTAAAAGCTTTGGGGGAGTTTTCATGAGTTGCTTACTCCCGAAAATATTATTGAAGCGGAAAGATTAGTAAGCATTCCCCAACCAGGAAATTACCTCAGGAGCAGATTACTCCTACCAAATAGGCAGCTTTGGTGAGGCCTAACTTTCCAACAAGGAATCAAGCGCCCCTTGAAACATTCCACTGCAGTATATATTGGTTTCATTCGCATCAGGAACAAAAACTAGGCCTGTAGAAGACTTGTCCTTTATGCCATGAGAGCATGAGTACTGAGCCACTCCATTAGACTGCTGTACTGAGTCCAAGGATTGAATTGGATGGCTCACACTGGACTCGACCAAGTGGCTCAAACCTCTTGCTGAAGTTTGTGTGGGATGTGATGACAGAAGATAGAGAGCACAACCCAAGTCAATGGATTGTGTTATACCGCTGGCCGACAACATATTATGGCCAGCCCTTCCACTTTCCGATGAAGCAATGCTATTAGGAAGTGGGTGGTAGACAGAAGCTTCAGAAGCTGCTTGATTGCCTCCTTTAGGGTCATTTTCCTGTACGAAAGAGAACAGTTTATTTTCCTCATTGAAGATGAAGGCAAAGGAATTCGGAGGACTTTGTCCATCAGTAATAGGCAAGCGTCGGTGATGATTATAAATCATAGCTTCTGCTTCACTTCTAGCAATCCCAGGCCGGCTATTTCTCAGAGTAGTAGTCGCATATATCTGTGGACTACTGAATTGCAAGATTCTGGGGCCTGATTTACAGAAAGACATGTCAACCCCAAAAGCCATTGAACCTAAAGTAGAATTAAGAAGATGAGAATAGGTGTTATCAATGAATGTTCTTTTTTCTGAGCATTATCAATGAATGTTCGTTAATACCGGTTAAAGTACTaactaaattattaaattcaccattttctGTTAGCTTGCTTTTAGGATAAAAGGTCTAGAATTCAACCTTGTCTCCACAATTTACCTCCCATAAACAGCATGAAAATTTGCTGTGCAACTTCACCTTAAGACATAGCAATACCATAAGAATAGTGGCAATAGATGGAGCCCCTAAAACCCCTTATACACAGCAGGCCAAATAAATCACTTGACTTTCCTATGGGATTCAATGAACCTGTGGAAGCTTCTGAAAAAGCTCAGCAAGTTCCTCATACTAAGGGAGAGTGACAAGAAGAAGGGTAAAATCTATAGTTCAAATTTCATCCTCGGCTTAAGATTAAATAGCAAGCAAAATAATCCAATCCAAATTTGACCCGTGATTATCTACAACTAAAATTAGAcaataagaagaaaacaatcTTCCTAGAACAGAGATAAGAATCCAAAACCTTTGTAATTCGACAGAAACTGCTCAGAACTGAGGTAAAGGGGTTCCGGCTGAGAT
Protein-coding regions in this window:
- the LOC133860041 gene encoding teosinte glume architecture 1-like yields the protein MDWDWKDLGWDSIELEEKEDSCLAGLVGSSGFMVDLKLGRISADMEEERSVDGLKDQGASTMVSSPSGPSKRTRMLSGTQKISCLVDGCKADLHKCREYHRRHRVCERHSKTPVVTVGGKEQRFCQQCSRFHSLGEFDDEKRSCRKRLDGHNMRRRKSQPEPLYLSSEQFLSNYKGPRILQFSSPQIYATTTLRNSRPGIARSEAEAMIYNHHRRLPITDGQSPPNSFAFIFNEENKLFSFVQENDPKGGNQAASEASVYHPLPNSIASSESGRAGHNMLSASGITQSIDLGCALYLLSSHPTQTSARGLSHLVESSVSHPIQSLDSVQQSNGVAQYSCSHGIKDKSSTGLVFVPDANETNIYCSGMFQGALDSLLES